From a single Calothrix sp. NIES-2098 genomic region:
- a CDS encoding hydrogenase accessory protein — translation MLTTVELSTSATRLQHRHAGAIASLVLISLLSSLSGFHAHTAISNSWEGLLWGIADPVISLDRLVILVAIGLLSAGMIRGGLIAAAFVSAGVFGTVIHLFHVDLAGAEIGVATSTIAVGAMLMMSKQPNWLLLSLLGAIAGLFHGYASTGSAIETGITPLIIYVLGVTLTQCAVVMSARETYAMLANRTHFAGLAFFAIGIVCLCNAINLVI, via the coding sequence ATGTTAACAACAGTTGAGTTATCAACATCTGCTACTAGATTACAGCATCGTCATGCTGGGGCGATCGCATCTCTAGTTTTAATCAGCTTATTGAGTTCATTGAGTGGTTTTCACGCTCATACAGCTATTTCTAATTCTTGGGAAGGCTTGCTTTGGGGAATTGCCGATCCAGTAATTAGCTTAGATCGGTTGGTTATTCTTGTCGCCATTGGCTTACTCTCGGCGGGAATGATTCGTGGTGGTTTGATTGCTGCGGCTTTTGTGTCAGCAGGAGTTTTCGGTACGGTAATTCATTTGTTTCATGTAGATTTAGCAGGTGCGGAAATCGGGGTTGCAACTTCTACAATCGCTGTCGGCGCTATGCTAATGATGTCAAAACAACCGAACTGGCTGTTACTCTCACTGCTGGGAGCGATCGCAGGTTTATTTCACGGTTATGCTAGTACTGGATCTGCTATTGAAACGGGAATAACGCCTTTAATTATTTATGTACTAGGCGTTACCTTAACTCAATGTGCTGTGGTTATGAGTGCTAGAGAAACTTACGCAATGTTGGCAAATAGAACCCACTTTGCTGGGTTGGCTTTTTTTGCGATCGGTATTGTATGTTTGTGCAATGCAATTAACTTAGTAATCTAA
- a CDS encoding periplasmic sensor signal transduction histidine kinase: MLELLQSFFVDGGFIPHGHCYLWKPGLVVLHILSDSLIALAYFSIPVALLYFVRKREDLPFKSILLLFGAFIVSCGTTHLMEIWTLWHPTYWLSGLIKAITAFISIYTAIVLLPIIPQALALPSPKQLETANNQLKLTLQELADAQAQLVHTEKMSSLGQLVAGIVHEINNPINFIYGNSTAANEYAENLLDLVSLYQEYYPNPQSEIQVSIEKIDLDFIKEDLPKILSSMQMGADRIRKLILGLRNFSRLDEADVKEVDIHEGINSTLLILQNRLKGKADRSDIEVIKDYGRLPKVECYPGQINQVFLNILNHTIDNLKGATNKPQIFIHTEVLDSSNQVLIRVVNNASVLTEDVQDKIFHPSLTKNFIGASTNLGMSISYQIVAQHGGQLKCISASPQGTEILIQLPIRIKFTELLKTKAIDH, translated from the coding sequence ATGCTGGAATTATTACAAAGTTTCTTTGTTGATGGTGGATTTATTCCACATGGACACTGTTACCTCTGGAAACCAGGGTTAGTAGTGCTACACATCCTCTCAGATTCTTTAATTGCCTTAGCTTATTTTTCGATTCCTGTTGCATTACTGTACTTTGTTCGCAAACGAGAGGATTTACCCTTTAAATCAATACTTTTATTATTTGGGGCTTTTATCGTTTCCTGCGGTACAACACACTTAATGGAAATATGGACGCTTTGGCATCCAACTTATTGGCTGTCTGGTTTAATTAAAGCGATTACAGCTTTTATTTCAATTTATACAGCGATTGTATTACTGCCGATAATTCCTCAAGCTTTAGCTTTGCCAAGTCCAAAACAACTGGAGACAGCTAATAATCAACTAAAACTAACATTGCAAGAACTAGCAGATGCGCAAGCGCAACTAGTTCATACAGAAAAAATGTCTTCTTTAGGACAGTTAGTAGCGGGTATTGTTCATGAAATTAACAACCCAATTAACTTTATTTATGGCAACAGTACGGCAGCTAACGAATATGCTGAAAACTTGCTAGATTTGGTTTCGCTTTATCAAGAGTATTATCCAAATCCTCAATCAGAGATTCAAGTTTCTATTGAGAAAATCGATCTTGATTTCATTAAAGAAGACTTACCTAAAATCTTATCTTCTATGCAAATGGGAGCAGATCGCATCCGCAAGCTCATCTTAGGATTGCGAAACTTTTCTCGATTAGATGAAGCCGATGTCAAGGAAGTTGATATTCACGAAGGTATTAATAGCACCTTACTAATTTTGCAGAACCGCTTAAAAGGCAAAGCAGATCGTTCTGATATTGAAGTTATTAAAGATTATGGTCGATTGCCTAAAGTTGAGTGTTACCCAGGACAAATAAATCAAGTATTTCTGAATATCTTGAATCATACTATTGATAATTTAAAGGGTGCAACTAATAAGCCTCAAATTTTCATTCATACTGAGGTTTTAGATAGCAGCAATCAAGTGTTAATTCGGGTTGTTAATAATGCTTCTGTTTTGACAGAAGATGTACAGGATAAAATATTTCATCCTTCCTTGACTAAGAATTTTATAGGTGCAAGTACAAATCTAGGGATGTCAATTAGCTACCAAATCGTAGCTCAACATGGCGGTCAGTTGAAATGTATATCAGCCTCGCCTCAAGGAACAGAAATTCTGATTCAACTTCCCATACGGATAAAATTTACGGAATTACTTAAAACGAAAGCAATAGACCATTAG
- a CDS encoding ABC transporter-related protein has protein sequence MVQSRRLAKLGAYLRPHWREAMLGILALLTVNGLGVYIPWLIRACVDKLSTTFSWYEVLNYVVIIILLSSAMWLIRMASRIWLFGVGREVEFDLKQRIFEHLLKLEPSYFATNTIGDLISRATSDVENIKRLLGFAVLSLANTLFAYALTLPVMLTISVDLTLASLAVYPLMFFLVHLFSDRLRKQQTVVQEQLSDISELIQEDISGIALIKIYAQEENERRAFAKKNQQLLTANLELAKSRNTLFPLIGGLANISSLVIIWLGASRISAGTLAVGDFLALLIYVERLVFPTALLGFTITAYQRGEVSIDRLESILSVQPKIQDTSDVIYLPKSEVKGKLTAKNFSYTYPAATTPALNNVSFTIYPGETVAIVGAIGSGKSTLANALPRLLEIESGHLFLDGLDITKIALTDLRGAIAYVPQDSFLFSTTIRNNIRYGDPIREQENIEIVAQQAQIHSEISNFPQQYETIVGERGITLSGGQRQRTALARAMLVDAPVLILDDALSSVDNQTATQILKNLSTGTDRKTVVFITHQLSAAAAADRIFVMDKGQIVQMGKHLELVQQPGLYRTLWSQHQIEELLH, from the coding sequence ATGGTACAATCTCGACGACTGGCTAAACTTGGTGCTTACCTGCGTCCCCATTGGCGGGAAGCAATGTTGGGTATTTTGGCTTTGTTAACTGTCAATGGATTAGGCGTTTATATTCCTTGGTTAATCCGCGCTTGTGTTGACAAACTCTCAACAACTTTTAGCTGGTATGAAGTTTTAAATTACGTAGTCATCATCATCTTACTCAGTTCAGCAATGTGGTTAATCCGCATGGCTTCACGCATCTGGCTGTTCGGCGTGGGACGTGAGGTGGAATTTGACTTAAAACAACGGATTTTTGAACACTTACTCAAGCTAGAGCCTTCTTACTTTGCCACCAATACTATTGGCGACTTAATTAGTCGGGCTACTAGCGATGTAGAAAATATCAAGCGGTTGTTGGGTTTTGCAGTCTTGAGTTTAGCAAATACGCTGTTTGCCTATGCTCTGACGCTGCCAGTGATGTTGACAATTAGTGTCGATCTGACCTTAGCGTCTCTGGCAGTATATCCCTTAATGTTCTTTTTGGTGCATCTATTTAGCGATCGCCTCCGCAAACAACAAACGGTAGTCCAAGAACAACTCTCTGACATTAGCGAACTCATTCAAGAGGATATTAGCGGCATTGCTCTGATTAAAATCTACGCCCAAGAAGAAAATGAGCGTCGTGCTTTTGCTAAAAAAAATCAACAGCTATTAACTGCTAACTTAGAACTAGCAAAAAGCCGCAATACGCTGTTTCCCCTGATTGGTGGTTTAGCTAATATCAGTTCGCTGGTAATTATCTGGTTAGGCGCATCGCGGATTTCTGCCGGAACTCTGGCTGTTGGAGATTTCCTGGCATTACTAATTTATGTAGAACGTTTAGTTTTTCCCACTGCTTTGTTAGGATTTACCATCACCGCCTACCAAAGAGGTGAGGTAAGTATCGATCGCTTAGAGTCGATTCTCTCAGTTCAACCGAAGATTCAAGACACAAGCGATGTCATCTATCTACCGAAGAGTGAAGTTAAAGGAAAACTGACAGCTAAAAACTTCAGTTACACTTACCCAGCTGCTACTACCCCGGCTTTAAATAATGTCAGCTTTACAATTTATCCTGGGGAAACGGTAGCAATTGTTGGGGCTATCGGTTCGGGAAAATCGACTTTAGCCAATGCTTTACCTCGCTTATTAGAGATTGAATCGGGACATTTATTTTTGGATGGGTTAGACATTACAAAGATCGCATTAACAGATTTACGAGGTGCGATCGCTTATGTTCCTCAAGATAGCTTTTTATTCAGTACCACCATCAGAAATAATATTCGCTACGGCGACCCAATTAGAGAACAAGAAAATATAGAGATTGTGGCACAACAGGCGCAAATTCACTCAGAAATTAGCAATTTTCCGCAGCAGTACGAGACCATAGTTGGCGAACGCGGAATTACGCTTTCTGGTGGGCAAAGGCAACGTACTGCTTTGGCTAGGGCAATGCTAGTTGATGCGCCAGTTTTAATATTGGATGATGCCCTCTCCAGTGTGGATAATCAAACGGCTACCCAAATCTTGAAAAACCTTTCCACTGGTACTGATAGAAAAACAGTTGTTTTTATTACTCATCAACTTTCTGCTGCTGCTGCTGCCGATCGCATTTTTGTTATGGACAAAGGTCAAATCGTCCAGATGGGCAAGCATTTAGAATTGGTTCAGCAACCAGGACTGTACAGAACTTTGTGGAGTCAGCATCAGATAGAGGAATTATTACATTAG
- a CDS encoding UDP-glucose 4-epimerase, which yields MSPRKPTILVTGGAGYIGSHTVLALKRAGYEVVILDNLVYGHRDLVEKVLQVELVAGDTSDRALLDRLFQTRNIEAVMHFSAYAYVGESVTDPAKYYRNNVVGTLVLLEAMLAASIKKFVFSSTCATYGVPEVVPIPENHPQNPINPYGATKLMVERILSDFDAAYGLKSVRFRYFNAAGADPSGLLGEDHNPETHLIPLVLLTALGKRESISIFGTDYPTPDGTCIRDYIHVSDLADAHILGLEYLLQGGDSEVFNLGNGLGFSVREVIAAAEDVTGLTIPIQECDRRPGDPPSLIGSSDKARKILGWQPQYPGIKDIVLHAWQWHQQRHK from the coding sequence ATGTCGCCTAGAAAGCCCACGATTTTGGTGACGGGGGGAGCCGGATATATTGGTTCTCATACGGTGCTTGCCCTCAAACGAGCAGGTTATGAAGTAGTCATTCTTGATAACTTGGTGTATGGGCATCGCGACTTAGTAGAGAAAGTTTTGCAAGTAGAGCTAGTAGCGGGTGACACATCCGATCGCGCTCTTTTAGATCGATTATTTCAAACTCGCAATATTGAAGCAGTGATGCACTTTTCTGCCTACGCCTATGTAGGTGAATCAGTAACAGACCCGGCTAAGTACTACCGCAACAACGTTGTGGGTACTTTGGTGCTGTTAGAAGCAATGCTGGCAGCATCTATTAAGAAATTTGTCTTTTCTTCTACTTGTGCAACTTATGGGGTACCGGAAGTTGTGCCAATTCCCGAAAATCATCCCCAAAATCCGATTAATCCCTATGGCGCTACTAAGTTAATGGTAGAGCGCATTCTCTCTGATTTTGACGCTGCCTATGGTCTAAAATCAGTGCGTTTCCGCTACTTCAATGCAGCTGGAGCCGATCCCAGTGGACTGCTAGGTGAGGATCACAACCCAGAAACCCATTTAATCCCCTTGGTACTACTGACAGCTTTAGGCAAGCGCGAATCTATTTCCATTTTCGGTACTGATTATCCTACGCCCGATGGCACCTGCATTAGAGATTACATTCACGTTAGCGACTTAGCAGACGCCCATATTTTAGGATTGGAATATTTATTGCAAGGCGGTGACAGCGAAGTTTTCAATTTAGGCAATGGTTTGGGTTTCTCAGTTAGAGAAGTAATTGCAGCCGCCGAGGATGTTACAGGCTTGACTATCCCCATACAAGAATGCGATCGCCGTCCCGGAGATCCCCCATCTTTAATCGGCAGTAGCGACAAAGCTAGAAAAATCTTAGGCTGGCAACCCCAATACCCAGGCATCAAAGATATAGTTCTACACGCATGGCAGTGGCATCAACAAAGGCATAAGTAA
- a CDS encoding ferric reductase domain-containing protein: MLDLSLITILGFLGSFGHCFGMCGPLTMAFSLSHQQETSNWRQQLKFHILLNLGRMLSYALVGTGIGALGSVLVEGGQLAGIGSELRRWIAIITGLMLIWFGLGQIKPDFLPRIPVLHPLLQGKLHNRLSAGMVNLSLQSRWWTPALLGMTWGLMPCGFLYAAQIKAAETGNLWMGAATMLAFGLGTLPMMLGAGISASLVSQDKRSQLFRLGGWVTLIIGAITLLRTGDTMVDYTGHAALICLILALIARPISRICPSPLHYRRALGVGAFVLSVAHTVHTIEHSLQWNFAAFWFLPPDFQWSIAAGVVALVLMAPAAFTSFDFWQKHLGKRWRQIHLLSVPALILIVIHAILIGSHYLGSLQSNGGNKIAAALLGCFTLCVLLVRSRCFWSSLSIEKFYVPPTKSR; the protein is encoded by the coding sequence ATGCTAGATTTATCACTCATCACAATCCTGGGTTTTTTGGGCAGTTTTGGACATTGTTTTGGGATGTGCGGCCCTTTAACAATGGCATTTTCTTTATCGCATCAGCAGGAAACTTCTAATTGGCGACAGCAATTAAAATTTCACATCTTGCTGAACCTGGGACGAATGTTAAGCTATGCCCTAGTCGGTACGGGAATTGGCGCGCTGGGTTCGGTATTAGTAGAGGGCGGACAGCTAGCAGGTATAGGCAGTGAATTACGTCGTTGGATCGCAATCATTACTGGATTGATGCTGATCTGGTTTGGTTTAGGGCAAATAAAACCCGATTTTCTACCGCGAATTCCAGTTTTACACCCCTTATTACAAGGAAAATTACACAATCGCCTGAGTGCAGGAATGGTCAACCTTTCTTTGCAAAGTAGATGGTGGACGCCAGCGCTTTTGGGGATGACTTGGGGATTAATGCCTTGTGGTTTCTTGTATGCTGCCCAAATTAAAGCAGCGGAAACTGGTAATTTATGGATGGGTGCAGCAACTATGCTAGCTTTTGGCTTAGGCACTCTACCGATGATGTTAGGTGCAGGGATTTCTGCTTCGTTGGTTAGTCAAGATAAACGCAGTCAGTTGTTTCGCTTAGGCGGTTGGGTAACTCTCATCATTGGCGCAATTACTTTGTTGCGAACTGGCGACACAATGGTCGATTACACTGGACACGCCGCCTTAATCTGCTTGATTCTAGCGCTGATTGCTCGTCCTATTAGTCGCATTTGTCCATCGCCCTTGCATTACCGTCGGGCTTTGGGAGTGGGAGCTTTTGTCCTGTCTGTTGCTCACACTGTTCACACGATCGAACATTCATTGCAATGGAATTTTGCTGCTTTCTGGTTCTTGCCACCAGACTTCCAGTGGAGCATAGCTGCGGGTGTTGTAGCTTTAGTTTTGATGGCTCCCGCTGCTTTCACAAGTTTTGATTTCTGGCAAAAACATTTAGGTAAGCGTTGGCGACAGATTCATCTGTTAAGCGTGCCTGCTTTAATTTTGATTGTGATTCATGCAATTTTGATTGGTTCCCATTACCTGGGTTCTTTACAATCAAATGGGGGGAATAAAATAGCAGCAGCGTTACTGGGTTGTTTTACCCTCTGTGTGTTGCTAGTGCGTTCGCGGTGTTTTTGGTCAAGCTTATCTATCGAAAAATTTTATGTTCCCCCAACTAAATCGCGCTAA
- a CDS encoding peptidase M28: MKKWIWLALLFLVVVIVVGSRGIAKNMVFEQPPTPTIVESIPKENTPAQTSQPVSSNLLVSADKLFTHIQKLNFQRYTDAERSRTRTYITTELRKLGLTPKLEKFSEGVNIFVERQGTNKKAGAILVAAHYDTVANSPGADDNASGVAVMLEVARILGSRPTPRTLQLAFFDQEEAGLLGSKAFVSKTARLKNLRGVIVMDMVGYACHTSGCQDYPAGLPVTPPSDKGDFVAVIGDTEHLPLLNAFQNSQKIPPTAWNKEDSNLPLVLTLPIPLKGLLTPDTLRSDHAPFWYQGVGAVLVTDTANLRTPHYHQPSDIPATIDRDFFIGSAQIVLNTTNTLLENEENLATQQ, translated from the coding sequence ATGAAAAAATGGATTTGGCTAGCGCTGTTATTCCTAGTGGTAGTGATAGTTGTCGGTAGCAGAGGTATTGCCAAAAATATGGTATTCGAGCAGCCTCCCACACCGACAATTGTTGAGAGTATTCCCAAAGAAAATACTCCAGCACAGACATCTCAGCCAGTATCTAGCAATTTGCTGGTGTCGGCTGACAAGCTGTTTACCCACATTCAAAAGTTGAATTTTCAGCGTTATACAGATGCAGAGCGATCGCGTACTCGCACTTATATTACAACTGAACTGCGAAAATTAGGCTTGACACCTAAGTTAGAAAAGTTCTCTGAAGGTGTAAACATCTTTGTCGAACGCCAAGGAACTAACAAAAAAGCAGGCGCAATTCTGGTTGCAGCCCATTATGATACTGTTGCTAACTCTCCAGGTGCCGATGATAACGCTAGCGGTGTAGCTGTGATGTTAGAAGTTGCGAGAATTCTGGGTTCCCGTCCCACACCCCGCACATTGCAACTAGCTTTTTTTGACCAAGAAGAAGCGGGACTTTTAGGTAGTAAGGCTTTTGTCAGCAAAACAGCAAGGTTAAAAAACCTGCGTGGGGTTATTGTTATGGATATGGTAGGTTATGCTTGCCATACTTCTGGTTGCCAAGATTATCCAGCAGGTTTACCTGTGACTCCACCCAGCGATAAGGGCGACTTCGTAGCAGTAATTGGCGATACAGAACATTTACCTTTGCTGAACGCCTTTCAAAACTCCCAGAAAATCCCGCCAACAGCCTGGAATAAAGAGGATTCAAATTTACCGTTAGTCCTAACGCTGCCAATTCCGCTTAAAGGCTTGCTGACACCAGACACCTTACGCAGCGACCATGCACCATTCTGGTATCAAGGAGTAGGTGCTGTCTTAGTAACTGATACTGCTAATCTTCGGACTCCGCACTACCATCAACCTAGCGATATTCCAGCCACAATTGACCGTGATTTCTTCATAGGTTCAGCGCAAATTGTGCTGAATACTACGAATACTTTGTTAGAGAATGAGGAGAATTTAGCAACTCAACAGTAA
- a CDS encoding PBS lyase HEAT-like repeat protein, giving the protein MTVLTETLEQLEYWLWQHHPDLAASLNPGLTSQEIDNTIRNLPIQITQEIRELYQWTNGSSLFVTPCHLDEALALISLEKAIQYSYYDNVSEVVRERVKIPNLVMFWEFERWVHFAVCDQREASPILVITDDDYTRLAYSSLTSMVLTTLECYQREIFKIRDGWRRPILIDEPSKKKFNAIRNRNNQAFNLASIQERYDIVIQQI; this is encoded by the coding sequence ATGACAGTTCTGACAGAAACTCTTGAGCAACTTGAATACTGGTTGTGGCAACATCACCCAGATCTGGCAGCATCCTTAAATCCAGGGTTAACTTCACAAGAGATTGATAACACAATAAGAAATCTTCCGATACAAATTACTCAAGAGATCCGAGAACTTTATCAGTGGACAAATGGTAGTAGTCTTTTTGTCACACCATGTCATTTGGATGAAGCCCTTGCCCTGATTTCTCTAGAAAAAGCTATTCAATATAGCTACTATGACAATGTATCAGAGGTTGTTAGAGAACGAGTGAAAATTCCAAACTTAGTTATGTTTTGGGAGTTTGAGAGGTGGGTTCATTTTGCGGTTTGTGATCAAAGAGAAGCATCTCCAATTCTTGTCATAACCGATGATGATTACACGAGATTGGCTTATTCCAGTCTAACTAGTATGGTTCTTACAACTCTTGAGTGTTACCAGAGAGAGATTTTTAAGATAAGAGATGGTTGGAGAAGACCGATACTCATTGATGAGCCTTCAAAGAAGAAATTTAATGCTATTCGCAACCGAAATAATCAAGCCTTCAACTTAGCTTCTATTCAAGAAAGATACGACATTGTTATTCAGCAAATATAA
- a CDS encoding 4-hydroxyphenylpyruvate dioxygenase — protein sequence MQIRENNLANLQHNPAIKLQKIDYVEFYVGNAQQAAYFYCKSFGFKAIAYAGLETGLRDRISFVLEQSDIRFVFTSPLTPDGSVAEYVRLHGDGVYNIALLVDDARACFQTAIARGAKPIQEPKIYTTENGYLIKAAIASYSGDIIHSFIERHNYTQFAPQYVPIENIPIAISTGLVDIDHIVINVECGKMNLWAEFYHRVLDLQESQQFTSDDISTKYSALMSKVLQNNTAQIRFPINEPAPGYRKSQIQEYLDFHHGAGIQHIALRTNDIIQTVKQLRSNGIEFLDTPDIYYENLPRRIGEIDEDINTLRELKILLDRDETGYLLQIFTKPLVARPTFFIEIIQRKGSQGLGNGNFQALFEAIEREQANRGNL from the coding sequence ATGCAGATTAGAGAAAATAATTTAGCCAACTTACAGCACAACCCTGCAATAAAACTGCAAAAAATTGACTATGTAGAATTCTATGTTGGCAATGCGCAACAGGCTGCTTACTTTTATTGCAAGTCTTTTGGCTTTAAAGCGATCGCCTATGCTGGATTGGAAACTGGATTGCGCGATCGCATCTCGTTTGTCCTAGAACAGTCTGATATTCGCTTTGTGTTTACCTCTCCCCTGACACCAGATGGATCGGTGGCTGAATATGTCAGGTTGCACGGAGATGGAGTATATAATATTGCCTTGCTAGTTGATGATGCGCGTGCTTGCTTCCAAACCGCGATCGCACGGGGAGCAAAACCTATACAAGAACCAAAAATCTACACAACAGAAAATGGATATCTTATCAAAGCTGCGATCGCCAGCTATAGCGGCGACATCATTCATTCATTTATAGAGCGTCATAACTATACACAGTTTGCACCGCAATATGTTCCTATTGAAAACATACCAATAGCAATATCAACTGGTCTAGTTGATATTGACCATATTGTCATTAATGTCGAATGCGGAAAAATGAATTTATGGGCTGAGTTCTATCATCGAGTATTGGATTTGCAGGAAAGTCAACAATTTACTAGTGATGATATCTCAACTAAATATTCAGCTTTGATGTCCAAAGTTTTGCAAAACAATACTGCTCAGATTAGGTTTCCAATTAACGAACCAGCCCCAGGATATCGCAAATCACAAATTCAAGAATATTTAGATTTTCATCACGGGGCAGGAATACAACATATTGCACTGAGAACTAACGATATTATTCAAACAGTAAAACAATTGCGGAGTAATGGTATTGAATTTTTAGATACACCTGATATCTACTACGAAAATTTACCAAGACGTATTGGTGAAATTGATGAAGATATTAATACTTTGCGAGAACTGAAAATTTTGCTCGATCGAGATGAAACAGGATACCTACTGCAAATTTTTACAAAACCTTTAGTGGCTAGACCCACATTTTTTATTGAAATTATTCAACGTAAAGGCTCACAAGGATTAGGTAACGGGAATTTTCAGGCATTATTTGAAGCAATTGAGCGCGAACAAGCTAACAGAGGTAATTTATAA
- a CDS encoding putative N-acetylmannosamine-6-phosphate epimerase superfamily protein, which produces MADLKFTVEDDPQQDDIRTVINKLVEYNSDRQSEKDEYQPLAVLIRDDREIVGGLVGKTQWGWLFVSHLWVAEALRGQGYGKQLMAKAEAAAKQRGCSYAYLDTFSFQSLGFYQRLGYQIFGVLENFPPGHQRYFLQKEI; this is translated from the coding sequence ATGGCAGACCTAAAATTTACAGTTGAGGACGATCCTCAACAAGACGATATTCGTACTGTTATTAATAAGCTTGTTGAATATAACAGCGATCGCCAAAGCGAAAAAGACGAATACCAACCATTAGCTGTATTAATTCGAGACGATCGCGAAATTGTTGGTGGTTTAGTTGGTAAAACTCAATGGGGATGGTTGTTTGTCTCTCACCTATGGGTTGCAGAAGCATTGCGCGGTCAAGGATATGGAAAGCAACTCATGGCTAAAGCTGAAGCAGCAGCTAAACAGCGCGGTTGTAGTTATGCTTACCTAGATACGTTTAGCTTTCAATCTTTAGGTTTTTATCAACGCCTTGGCTACCAAATATTTGGCGTTCTAGAAAACTTTCCCCCAGGACATCAACGGTATTTTTTACAGAAAGAAATTTAG
- a CDS encoding TPR repeat-containing protein produces MVPLISAFNNNTQPPTQNNASTGGKLASADQKSKLQDAVRGYQLVLQREPENQTALKGLLQARLELLSIKEGDIQGVIEPLEKLAKLNPDQTEYAVLLAQAKQQIGDKEGAAQAYRSILATKPGDLKALQGMVSLLLSQQRPEAAIGLLQDTLTAAPQANKIQPGSVDTVAVQVLLGTVHASQKRYTQALSAYDQAINKDPKDFRPVLAKAMLLKQQGKVAEAKPLFNSASALAPAQYKDEINKAAAASPIPTPAVSPTASPESKK; encoded by the coding sequence ATGGTTCCCCTTATCAGTGCATTTAATAATAATACACAACCCCCAACTCAGAATAATGCCAGCACTGGGGGCAAGTTAGCTTCAGCTGACCAAAAATCAAAACTCCAAGATGCAGTTCGGGGTTATCAACTGGTTTTGCAAAGGGAACCAGAAAATCAGACTGCTCTTAAAGGTCTATTACAAGCAAGGCTAGAACTCTTAAGTATCAAAGAAGGTGATATTCAGGGAGTAATCGAACCTTTAGAAAAGCTAGCCAAGCTCAATCCCGATCAGACAGAATATGCAGTACTGTTAGCTCAAGCAAAGCAGCAAATTGGTGACAAAGAAGGCGCAGCGCAAGCTTATCGTTCTATTTTGGCTACAAAACCAGGTGACTTGAAAGCTTTACAAGGAATGGTGTCTCTCCTCTTAAGCCAACAACGCCCAGAAGCAGCTATTGGTTTATTGCAAGATACTTTGACTGCTGCACCCCAAGCAAATAAAATCCAGCCTGGAAGTGTAGATACGGTTGCAGTACAGGTGCTTTTAGGCACAGTTCACGCCTCTCAAAAACGTTATACTCAAGCGCTCTCTGCATACGACCAAGCAATCAATAAAGATCCGAAGGATTTTCGCCCGGTTTTGGCTAAGGCGATGCTACTAAAGCAACAAGGCAAAGTCGCAGAAGCTAAACCTTTATTTAATAGTGCTTCAGCTTTAGCACCTGCTCAGTACAAAGACGAAATTAATAAAGCCGCAGCAGCTTCTCCAATACCTACGCCTGCGGTATCTCCTACAGCCTCACCAGAAAGTAAAAAATGA
- a CDS encoding salt-enhanced periplasmic protein, with protein sequence MRLMRRYIIFGLGAVALLLLLKPLYNSKIQEKQISTVKQPQQYLENNKESSASASITNVSANSEAQIWSRLRQGRGYVVIMRHALAPGIGDPPDFKLNDCSTQRNLSDEGRKQAIRIGKAFKSQKIPVYRVLSSQWCRCLETAKLLNLGKVEPFPTINSFFNNYKTQSQQTAQLRQFILNNRNTPGAIVMVTHEINITTVTSDIYPKSGDSVVLRASDRNKIEVVGQIKAI encoded by the coding sequence ATGCGTCTTATGCGTCGCTACATTATCTTTGGTCTTGGTGCTGTTGCCTTATTGTTATTGCTCAAACCTTTATACAACTCGAAAATTCAAGAAAAGCAAATATCAACTGTTAAACAACCTCAACAATATCTGGAAAATAACAAAGAAAGTTCAGCTTCAGCTTCTATAACTAATGTTTCTGCTAACTCTGAAGCACAAATTTGGTCTCGTCTTCGCCAAGGAAGAGGCTATGTAGTGATTATGCGTCACGCCTTAGCCCCAGGAATTGGCGATCCTCCTGATTTCAAGCTTAATGATTGTTCTACGCAACGCAATCTCTCTGATGAAGGCAGAAAACAGGCAATTAGAATCGGAAAAGCTTTTAAAAGTCAAAAAATTCCAGTTTATAGAGTATTATCAAGCCAATGGTGTCGCTGTTTAGAAACTGCAAAACTGCTGAATTTGGGTAAAGTAGAGCCTTTCCCTACTATCAATTCCTTTTTTAATAATTACAAAACCCAATCTCAGCAAACTGCACAACTGCGTCAATTTATTTTGAATAATCGTAATACCCCTGGTGCGATTGTCATGGTTACTCACGAAATTAACATTACAACAGTCACTAGTGATATTTACCCGAAATCTGGAGACTCAGTAGTGTTACGAGCTAGCGATCGCAACAAAATTGAGGTAGTGGGGCAGATTAAAGCTATTTGA